CACAGCGCCCCAGTATGTCGACTTTGTTATGAGCATGGTGCAGAAGCTTGTGACAGACGAAGAAATCTTTCCCACAAAATATGGTGAGTTTGTAGAAGCAGTCTGTCCCCTTGTGGTCAGTCTGAAACACTGCAACTGATAAAATATACAGACCTTCAATTTACCCAAGAAACACTTACCGTCTCTGATACCTTTATAAATGAAAAGTGGTTCAGCTAACAGCAAAGTGATAATtatcattaattaaattacatttattcagcaaCATCAATAACATTTTCTTAGTCAGAAAATTATACacaatttcacaattatttGTAAACACTTAAATTATCGTTTAAAGTAACCctgcatttgtttgtgaaatgaatTCTAAACAATATCCAGTATATGATTTTTACTGGATATATTACTTTACTCACTAAATGCAACACATGTAGAGACTTCAGCAAAAGTCTTTTGCCCTCCATGATTGTGGATTGTTAAATCATGTGGAAGGTCAAAGTGCACTGACTCTCCTTAAATggttctccctctccttctctctctcccccccctcaggtAAGGAGTTCCCGAACTCGTTTGAGTCTCTGGTGAAGAAGGTGTGCCGGTACCTGTTCCACGTCCTGGCGCACATCTACTGGGCCCACTTCGGCCAGACGGTGGCCCTGGACCTGCAGGGACACTTGAACACTCTGTACACGCACTTCATGGTCTTCGTGCGGGAGTTCAACCTGGTGGACCCCAAGGAGACGGCCATCATGGACGACCTGTCCGAGGCCCTgagcgcccccccctcccccaccgcacACAACCACGTGACGGAGAGATGAGCCGCCGCCCGCTGCCCAGCGTGGAGGGGACGGACTTCAGCCCGGGGCGTGGCCAGGACTctgaggccacgcccacaacaCCGCTACCACCAGGCGCCGCCAGCAGGGGTCAGTCACGCCAGCAGGAATTGGCGTTAGCTTTTCCCCAGGGCTcatcctgcctgcct
This region of Anguilla anguilla isolate fAngAng1 chromosome 5, fAngAng1.pri, whole genome shotgun sequence genomic DNA includes:
- the mob2a gene encoding MOB kinase activator 2a isoform X4, producing MDWLMGKSKTKPNGKKPSTEEKKPYLEPEHTKVRVIDFHPKELVVLPREIDLNEWLASNTTTFFNLINLQYSTISEFCTGETCHAMTACSTIYYWYDERGKKTKCTAPQYVDFVMSMVQKLVTDEEIFPTKYGKEFPNSFESLVKKVCRYLFHVLAHIYWAHFGQTVALDLQGHLNTLYTHFMVFVREFNLVDPKETAIMDDLSEALSAPPSPTAHNHVTER
- the mob2a gene encoding MOB kinase activator 2a isoform X3, with the translated sequence MRLKRNGFYTVNRKSKTKPNGKKPSTEEKKPYLEPEHTKVRVIDFHPKELVVLPREIDLNEWLASNTTTFFNLINLQYSTISEFCTGETCHAMTACSTIYYWYDERGKKTKCTAPQYVDFVMSMVQKLVTDEEIFPTKYGKEFPNSFESLVKKVCRYLFHVLAHIYWAHFGQTVALDLQGHLNTLYTHFMVFVREFNLVDPKETAIMDDLSEALSAPPSPTAHNHVTER
- the mob2a gene encoding MOB kinase activator 2a isoform X2 produces the protein MGVLVCCDCFFYRKSKTKPNGKKPSTEEKKPYLEPEHTKVRVIDFHPKELVVLPREIDLNEWLASNTTTFFNLINLQYSTISEFCTGETCHAMTACSTIYYWYDERGKKTKCTAPQYVDFVMSMVQKLVTDEEIFPTKYGKEFPNSFESLVKKVCRYLFHVLAHIYWAHFGQTVALDLQGHLNTLYTHFMVFVREFNLVDPKETAIMDDLSEALSAPPSPTAHNHVTER